A stretch of the uncultured Desulfobacter sp. genome encodes the following:
- the ltrA gene encoding group II intron reverse transcriptase/maturase, which translates to MNRQPQQMELFPASQIAESLGNNDRLMEMILERNNIIRAWKQVCANKGAPGVDGMKTGQLGNYLAKHWPEIEQDLLNCRHKPLPVKRKEIPKPDGGVRLLGIPTVLDRFIQQAISQILEQVWEPFFSEYSYGFRPGKSAHDAVMQGKRYMVEGYTYVVDMDLSKFFDRVSHDRLMSRLAGRIKDKRVLKVIRQYLRSGVMNSGVMVPAEEGTPQGGPLSPLLSNIVLDELDKELEKRRHRYVRYADDCAPRRLLSVKIH; encoded by the coding sequence GTGAACAGACAGCCACAGCAGATGGAACTGTTCCCAGCGTCACAGATTGCCGAAAGTCTGGGAAACAACGACCGGTTAATGGAAATGATCCTTGAACGCAACAACATTATCCGGGCATGGAAACAGGTTTGTGCAAACAAAGGTGCCCCCGGTGTAGACGGTATGAAAACCGGCCAACTCGGGAATTACCTGGCAAAGCACTGGCCTGAAATTGAACAAGACCTGCTTAACTGCAGGCACAAGCCGCTGCCGGTGAAACGCAAGGAAATTCCCAAACCGGACGGCGGTGTCCGTTTACTTGGAATACCCACGGTGCTGGACCGGTTTATACAGCAAGCCATATCCCAAATCCTGGAACAGGTATGGGAACCTTTTTTCTCTGAATACAGCTATGGATTCAGGCCCGGTAAATCCGCACACGATGCGGTGATGCAGGGTAAAAGGTATATGGTCGAAGGTTATACCTATGTCGTCGATATGGATCTGTCCAAATTCTTCGACCGGGTCTCGCATGACCGCCTGATGAGTAGACTCGCCGGCAGAATCAAGGATAAGCGCGTATTAAAGGTAATACGGCAATATCTAAGATCCGGTGTAATGAACTCAGGCGTTATGGTTCCAGCGGAAGAAGGGACTCCCCAGGGAGGCCCGCTATCTCCTTTGCTGTCCAACATCGTTCTTGATGAACTGGATAAGGAACTTGAGAAACGAAGGCACAGATATGTCCGTTATGCCGATGATTGTGCGCCACGAAGGCTACTCAGTGTAAAGATCCACTGA
- the ltrA gene encoding group II intron reverse transcriptase/maturase, whose product MEEAKPFGISKHVVWDAYMQVKANKGAAGVDDESISVFEEHLKDNLYKIWNRMSSGSYFPPPVKVVEIPKKNGGTRILGVPTVSDRIAQMVAKMYFEPKVEPYFHPDSYGYRPGKSAIDAVAVTRQRCWRYNWLLEFDIKGLFDNIDHNLLMRAVKTHTDCKWLLLYIKRWLTAPFQLEDGRRTERRSGTPQGGVISPVLSNLFLHYVFDKWMERNHPQSPWARYADDAVTHCRTREEAEDLLKQLHERFNECGLELHPDKTKIVYCKDDDRRMEHQEIKFDFLGYTFRPRRSKNRYGKFFINFTPGVSNKAVKAMRNKIRNWRIHLKPDKSIDDISRMFNPVIRGWINYYGRFYKSALYPVLKHMNRALVNWARRKYKRLARHRRRAEHWLGRIARRQPGLFSHWRMGILPSVG is encoded by the coding sequence ATGGAAGAAGCAAAACCATTTGGAATTTCAAAGCATGTTGTCTGGGATGCCTACATGCAGGTAAAAGCGAATAAAGGGGCAGCCGGGGTCGATGACGAATCCATATCGGTCTTTGAAGAGCATCTGAAGGATAATCTTTATAAGATCTGGAATCGTATGTCATCGGGAAGCTATTTTCCCCCTCCGGTCAAAGTGGTTGAAATACCGAAAAAGAACGGAGGAACAAGAATCCTCGGGGTCCCGACCGTATCAGATCGAATTGCGCAGATGGTTGCCAAGATGTACTTTGAGCCCAAGGTGGAACCGTATTTTCACCCGGACTCATACGGATACAGACCTGGCAAATCCGCAATTGATGCAGTGGCGGTAACTCGCCAGCGTTGCTGGCGGTATAATTGGCTGCTGGAGTTTGACATCAAAGGCCTGTTTGACAATATCGATCATAATCTGCTGATGCGTGCGGTCAAAACACATACCGACTGTAAATGGTTGCTGCTGTATATTAAGCGATGGCTTACAGCACCATTTCAACTGGAAGACGGACGGAGAACAGAGCGTCGATCCGGAACACCGCAAGGTGGTGTGATCAGCCCTGTTTTATCAAATCTGTTTCTGCATTATGTGTTTGACAAATGGATGGAGCGTAACCATCCGCAAAGTCCTTGGGCTCGCTACGCAGACGATGCCGTGACGCATTGCCGAACAAGGGAAGAAGCAGAAGACTTACTGAAACAGTTGCATGAGCGTTTCAATGAATGTGGCCTTGAGCTGCATCCGGATAAAACGAAAATTGTTTATTGTAAAGACGATGACCGAAGAATGGAACATCAGGAAATCAAGTTTGATTTCCTTGGGTATACTTTCCGCCCGAGGCGGTCAAAGAATCGATATGGTAAGTTTTTCATCAACTTCACACCCGGTGTCAGTAATAAAGCTGTAAAAGCAATGCGCAACAAGATACGTAACTGGCGGATTCATCTGAAACCGGACAAGTCGATTGATGACATCTCTCGAATGTTTAATCCGGTGATCCGCGGATGGATCAATTATTATGGTCGCTTTTACAAGTCGGCATTGTATCCTGTCCTCAAACACATGAATCGTGCCCTGGTCAATTGGGCACGGAGGAAATACAAAAGGCTGGCTCGTCATCGACGCCGTGCAGAACACTGGCTGGGGCGGATCGCCCGCCGTCAGCCAGGCTTGTTTTCTCACTGGCGGATGGGGATCTTGCCGTCGGTTGGATGA
- a CDS encoding AraC family transcriptional regulator — protein MNQKAFPSKSSPNSTENQISPIPAAIGQGSMETVYSNSGIRMIVSDYKLHEPATVKIDYTESCYGFGFCLSGSIKADLPCFKNTIHIQRGQSGFFNFPKLEPYSTNIHSERVIRVLIFIKPDLISQFAETDAQQLPSILLTDGKSAPSRCVDTITPPMRAALHQIFNCTYQGISKQLYIEGKALELIAHKIEQMSSYPKGTMRKKKLTPDEIERVRHAATLLALDLENPPNVTELSSKVGMCRSKLFVCFQEVFGVPPFGYLHQRRMEMAEYLLKSGEINVTQAACAVGYSSLSHFTKAFKRHFGVLPGKCFETISICS, from the coding sequence ATGAATCAGAAAGCATTCCCCTCGAAAAGTTCACCTAACAGTACAGAAAATCAAATTTCCCCAATTCCGGCAGCTATCGGACAAGGATCAATGGAGACGGTTTACAGCAATTCAGGTATCCGAATGATCGTATCCGATTATAAATTGCATGAACCGGCAACTGTAAAAATAGACTATACGGAATCATGCTATGGTTTTGGATTTTGTCTTTCCGGATCTATTAAGGCTGATCTTCCGTGCTTTAAAAATACCATTCACATACAAAGAGGACAAAGCGGTTTTTTCAATTTTCCCAAATTGGAACCCTATAGTACAAACATACATTCGGAACGGGTTATCCGGGTACTTATTTTTATTAAGCCCGACCTCATTTCCCAGTTCGCTGAAACGGATGCCCAACAGCTGCCGTCAATACTGCTGACCGATGGCAAGTCAGCCCCATCACGTTGCGTTGACACGATAACACCACCCATGCGGGCCGCACTTCATCAAATATTCAACTGTACCTATCAGGGAATCAGCAAACAGTTGTATATTGAAGGGAAAGCACTGGAACTGATCGCCCATAAAATCGAGCAGATGAGTTCATATCCTAAAGGCACAATGCGAAAAAAAAAGCTGACTCCAGATGAAATCGAGCGTGTCCGGCATGCAGCAACCCTGTTAGCCCTTGATTTGGAAAACCCGCCCAACGTGACCGAACTGTCAAGCAAGGTCGGGATGTGCAGAAGTAAACTATTTGTTTGTTTTCAGGAGGTGTTTGGCGTCCCCCCTTTCGGTTACCTCCATCAGAGGCGTATGGAGATGGCCGAATATCTGCTCAAATCCGGCGAAATCAATGTTACCCAGGCGGCCTGCGCAGTCGGCTATTCAAGCCTCAGTCATTTTACAAAAGCCTTTAAACGCCATTTCGGTGTTCTCCCTGGTAAATGTTTTGAAACCATCTCCATCTGTTCATAA
- a CDS encoding ABC transporter permease subunit has protein sequence MKDFQVFGFRVSPLWGTHIFAGLGVLGLLLAWHQASHAFSGLVVPAPGETLAAAARLLSDAGFRAGHLLVSLRRMGLALGAGILAGGVLGLVAGLVPQVRALVEPVRWILTTVPGVVIVIVFMLWFGMGDVMVISIAASMGAPIIFVNLADALGRVDRHLLEMARIYRFSLKMRLTKIYAMAVAGPFFSAIVIAGGNIVRVPVLAEVMGADKGIGHCMALARTRLDTPELYALALISMCVAAGVEFFIFRPLERRMKGRCP, from the coding sequence ATGAAAGATTTTCAGGTTTTTGGGTTCCGGGTTTCGCCATTGTGGGGGACACACATATTCGCAGGTTTGGGTGTTTTGGGGCTGTTACTGGCCTGGCACCAGGCCTCCCATGCTTTTTCCGGCCTGGTGGTCCCCGCCCCGGGTGAGACACTGGCTGCAGCGGCAAGGCTTTTGTCGGACGCCGGGTTCCGGGCCGGACATTTGTTGGTGAGCCTTCGGCGCATGGGCCTGGCCCTGGGGGCCGGTATCCTGGCCGGAGGCGTGCTTGGGCTTGTGGCAGGGCTGGTGCCCCAGGTCCGCGCTCTGGTGGAGCCGGTGCGCTGGATTCTGACCACGGTGCCTGGGGTGGTGATTGTCATTGTGTTTATGCTCTGGTTTGGCATGGGAGATGTGATGGTGATCTCCATTGCCGCAAGCATGGGGGCGCCCATTATTTTTGTCAACCTGGCCGATGCCCTGGGCCGGGTGGACCGCCATCTTCTGGAGATGGCCCGGATTTACCGGTTCAGCCTTAAAATGCGGCTGACCAAGATTTATGCCATGGCTGTGGCCGGTCCGTTTTTTTCGGCGATTGTCATTGCCGGGGGCAATATTGTCCGGGTTCCGGTTTTGGCCGAAGTCATGGGGGCGGACAAAGGCATTGGCCACTGCATGGCCCTGGCCCGGACCCGGCTAGATACACCGGAGCTTTACGCCCTGGCCTTGATCAGCATGTGCGTGGCCGCAGGTGTGGAGTTTTTTATATTCCGGCCACTGGAGCGGCGAATGAAAGGCCGGTGCCCATGA
- a CDS encoding methyltransferase codes for MMKQNDNDVPMDPLFDILVGPVKMAVLEAALDLKVADVLEEGMPVQAVARALDICTGTQALGAFLDSMTALGFLEKKNGLYRDTQFALRYLNSKSPLYMKTFVSRMKGMQHKNLDRIADIVKNGPPEVEKSEVLASEAKWEKAVSHLAAYQRAGMAQRAADLVQALPEFKDAEKLLDLGGGPGLMGAEMVRLHPNLKGVLLDQSAIIHPAEKEIRKEGLEQRISFIPGDYNETDLGMGYDIIWASHNLYYVRDPQCFYARLREALTDKGVVVCLHEGLTCERTRPAGIVLSRLSLALEGQDVSFEQGQISGYLKAAGFARVESRTVNLGVDEWELVTARKTA; via the coding sequence ATGATGAAACAAAATGATAATGATGTGCCCATGGATCCCTTGTTTGATATTTTAGTCGGGCCGGTTAAAATGGCGGTTCTGGAAGCTGCTCTGGACTTGAAAGTAGCCGATGTCCTGGAAGAGGGTATGCCGGTGCAGGCCGTTGCCCGGGCTTTGGATATCTGCACAGGCACCCAAGCTTTAGGGGCTTTTCTGGACAGCATGACTGCCCTGGGCTTTTTAGAGAAGAAAAACGGATTATACCGGGACACGCAATTTGCCCTGCGCTACCTTAATTCCAAAAGTCCTTTGTATATGAAAACCTTTGTTTCCCGGATGAAGGGGATGCAGCATAAGAACCTGGACCGGATCGCCGATATCGTTAAAAACGGCCCGCCCGAAGTTGAAAAAAGTGAGGTTCTGGCTTCCGAGGCGAAATGGGAAAAAGCCGTGTCACATCTGGCGGCCTACCAGCGGGCGGGTATGGCACAGCGGGCTGCTGATCTGGTCCAGGCCCTGCCGGAGTTCAAAGATGCCGAAAAGCTTCTGGATCTTGGTGGCGGGCCGGGGCTTATGGGCGCAGAAATGGTTCGCCTGCACCCAAATCTTAAAGGTGTGCTCCTGGACCAGTCTGCCATCATTCATCCGGCTGAAAAAGAGATCCGAAAAGAGGGGCTGGAACAGCGGATTTCCTTTATACCCGGGGATTACAATGAAACGGATTTGGGCATGGGATACGATATTATCTGGGCCAGCCACAACCTTTATTATGTGCGTGATCCCCAATGTTTTTACGCCCGCCTTAGAGAGGCTCTCACAGACAAAGGCGTGGTGGTTTGCCTGCACGAAGGGTTGACCTGCGAGCGAACCCGGCCGGCCGGCATTGTCTTGTCCAGGCTTTCCCTGGCCCTGGAAGGGCAGGATGTTTCCTTTGAACAGGGGCAAATTTCAGGATATCTAAAAGCGGCCGGCTTTGCCCGGGTGGAAAGCCGAACCGTCAATCTCGGTGTGGATGAATGGGAGCTGGTCACGGCCAGGAAGACCGCATGA
- a CDS encoding TonB-dependent receptor has product MLNLVQGKKECCHVSSIFYLIIIMMTMVFPSASPMWAEQQEISTNLGDTVVTATKMSTQLDKIPTNITVISHEELEKYPGHYNALTALKEANIPGLYFPSNGNGGGNVDVGISTRGSETSRWGMKMMINGVEFNRGNGYVMAGRMAVHDIERIEITKTPSAEYGDQALGGVINIITRTAKEPVEAKAGIAFTSLGGGNAYSVINGTRKDWDYYIDVSGTREDSYQDDGYLDGNNVYGKVGYALSGNALLDFHVSYKDSRGNYTSGLTREQFENDPSQNPNTGPDMYYETEDTLGAVVYKQQFGPHEFMGKMEFQTTNWQSYKTFYFDVEAWQAHPEANMTFNHDIGNMSNKLVIGGEYRYHDLETKRFIATNFSDVGAINKWFNRKDISYAGYLQDEVRISDAFTVTAGIRYDYFDLKQTAHTASSSAWAQAKGNFSPKIGFTWQLCDEANLFAGFNSGIKSPVRLKQWWTNGELNPEKLRAYEIGLRGNISEWVDYNIALFWQEVRDKFVIESQEADAQYENAGETSSKGVELGVRARLPHGFYSAVSFTYQDSIFYEFVSQGVDYSGNTMTGVPDIIFSFKLGYANEMLGDLSLNPVYTGKRYFNYANTNEDDAFWVLNARYAKTFGRFELYVAANNLFDEIAVGSGSGNPGSEILYPTTGFNTIVGLNVDF; this is encoded by the coding sequence ATGCTGAATCTCGTTCAGGGAAAAAAAGAATGCTGCCATGTTAGTTCAATATTTTATCTTATTATCATAATGATGACAATGGTCTTTCCTTCCGCTTCGCCCATGTGGGCTGAACAGCAAGAAATAAGCACAAATCTTGGCGATACCGTTGTTACGGCCACCAAGATGTCCACCCAATTGGATAAAATCCCTACCAACATCACTGTGATCTCCCATGAAGAACTGGAAAAATATCCGGGCCATTATAACGCACTTACCGCACTGAAAGAAGCAAATATACCTGGACTCTATTTCCCCTCAAATGGCAATGGCGGCGGAAACGTTGATGTTGGAATCAGTACCAGGGGCAGCGAAACTTCGCGTTGGGGGATGAAAATGATGATCAACGGCGTAGAGTTTAATCGGGGAAACGGATATGTCATGGCTGGGAGAATGGCAGTGCATGATATTGAGCGTATTGAGATCACCAAAACGCCATCTGCTGAATATGGAGACCAGGCGTTAGGAGGAGTGATAAATATCATCACACGTACTGCAAAAGAGCCCGTGGAAGCCAAAGCAGGCATCGCCTTTACCAGTCTGGGTGGCGGAAACGCTTATAGTGTAATCAATGGAACAAGGAAAGACTGGGATTATTATATAGATGTCTCCGGTACACGCGAAGATTCGTATCAGGATGACGGATATTTAGATGGAAATAATGTGTACGGCAAAGTGGGTTATGCCCTTAGTGGTAATGCCCTATTGGATTTTCATGTTTCATACAAGGACTCCCGGGGCAATTATACCTCAGGGCTGACCCGGGAACAATTCGAGAACGATCCTTCCCAGAATCCGAATACCGGACCGGATATGTACTACGAAACCGAAGATACCTTAGGGGCGGTGGTATATAAACAACAATTTGGCCCACATGAATTCATGGGTAAGATGGAGTTTCAGACGACAAACTGGCAATCATATAAAACATTTTATTTTGACGTGGAAGCGTGGCAGGCCCATCCTGAAGCGAACATGACTTTTAACCATGATATTGGAAATATGTCCAATAAGCTGGTTATAGGGGGAGAGTATCGCTATCATGATCTTGAAACAAAACGATTCATTGCCACCAATTTTTCTGATGTAGGTGCCATCAATAAATGGTTCAACCGAAAAGACATCAGTTATGCGGGATATCTGCAGGATGAAGTGCGAATTAGTGATGCATTTACGGTTACCGCAGGTATTCGTTACGATTATTTTGATCTGAAGCAAACCGCTCACACGGCAAGCAGCAGTGCCTGGGCACAGGCTAAGGGGAATTTCAGTCCCAAAATCGGTTTTACCTGGCAACTTTGTGATGAAGCAAACCTGTTTGCGGGGTTTAACAGCGGCATAAAGAGCCCGGTCAGACTTAAACAATGGTGGACCAATGGTGAACTGAATCCGGAAAAACTTCGGGCCTATGAGATAGGCCTGCGTGGTAATATTTCAGAATGGGTGGATTATAATATAGCCCTGTTCTGGCAGGAGGTTCGCGATAAGTTTGTCATAGAAAGCCAGGAAGCGGATGCCCAATATGAAAACGCTGGGGAGACCAGCTCAAAGGGTGTGGAGTTGGGAGTCCGTGCTAGGTTGCCACACGGTTTTTATTCTGCAGTTAGTTTTACCTACCAGGATTCTATCTTTTATGAGTTTGTCAGTCAGGGCGTAGATTATTCAGGCAATACCATGACCGGCGTGCCGGATATTATCTTTTCCTTTAAATTGGGCTATGCGAATGAAATGTTGGGGGATCTCTCTTTAAATCCAGTATATACGGGGAAACGCTATTTTAATTATGCCAACACCAACGAAGATGATGCCTTCTGGGTCTTGAATGCCAGGTATGCCAAAACCTTCGGCCGGTTTGAGCTGTATGTTGCAGCGAACAATCTCTTTGATGAAATCGCTGTCGGCAGCGGCAGCGGGAATCCTGGAAGTGAAATACTCTATCCCACCACAGGATTCAATACGATTGTCGGTTTAAATGTGGACTTTTAG
- a CDS encoding ABC transporter ATP-binding protein, which yields MTVKPAISFEHVSMAFGRHILFENLNLDIASGQVVGIQGPSGAGKSSLLKMAAGLIRPANGRVRVHASPLGYVFQEPRLLEWYTARENISLTLEAAGMSGKTAKQTALRYLKDLDLAGFENHYPRELSGGMNQRISIARALSVSPKLLLLDEPFTGLDPVLKDRVRDQVQAMAEKTKACVIHVTHSKQELLPGTHALFTLDRGRIYPDSV from the coding sequence ATGACGGTAAAGCCCGCAATCTCCTTTGAACATGTATCCATGGCCTTTGGCCGGCATATTCTTTTTGAGAACCTAAATCTTGATATTGCCTCGGGACAGGTGGTGGGTATCCAAGGTCCGAGCGGCGCAGGCAAATCCTCGTTGCTGAAGATGGCGGCAGGGTTGATCCGGCCTGCCAACGGCCGGGTCCGGGTTCATGCAAGCCCATTGGGATATGTATTCCAGGAGCCCCGGTTGCTTGAGTGGTACACGGCCCGGGAAAATATCAGTCTGACCCTGGAGGCGGCCGGCATGTCCGGAAAAACGGCAAAACAAACCGCTTTAAGATATCTGAAGGATTTGGACCTGGCCGGGTTTGAAAACCACTATCCCCGGGAATTGTCCGGGGGCATGAACCAGCGGATCTCCATTGCAAGGGCTCTTTCCGTCTCCCCTAAACTTCTGCTGCTGGATGAACCCTTCACCGGTCTTGATCCTGTCCTGAAAGACCGGGTAAGGGACCAGGTCCAGGCCATGGCAGAGAAGACAAAGGCCTGCGTGATTCATGTTACCCATTCAAAACAGGAGTTATTGCCAGGAACCCATGCCCTTTTTACCCTGGATAGGGGCCGGATTTACCCGGATTCCGTTTAA